A window of Rhododendron vialii isolate Sample 1 chromosome 13a, ASM3025357v1 contains these coding sequences:
- the LOC131314043 gene encoding uncharacterized protein LOC131314043, with protein MNAMRKDLKMSILSAKCLMIQMLPGTYHCKHMFAQGPCLCIRKGVSMARTMAIKIGKTTLLVVEFPGWSLWQAAPEHFSADHEHCKRVVNKSSQWVGDKLIHCKESHGHESYLWRICSCPEGVECVGQLK; from the exons AATGCTATGAGAAAAGATCTCAAAATGAGCATCCTGTCTGCCAAGTGTCTGATGATCCAAATGCTGCCTG GTACGTACCATTGCAAGCATATGTTTGCACAAGGTCCCTGTTTATGCATCAGAAAGGGGGTCTCAATGGCCAGAACAATGGCCATTAAGATTGGAAAAACCACCTTACTGGTTGTTGAGTTCCCAGGTTGGAGTTTATGGCAGGCAGCTCCGGAGCATTTCTCAGCCGACCATGAGCACTGCAAGCGAGTGGTGAATAAGTCATCTCAATGGGTTGGGGATAAGCTGATACACTGTAAGGAATCTCATGGACATGAAAGCTATCTGTGGAGG ATTTGCAGCTGCCCTGAAGGAGTTGAATGTGTGGGTCAGTTGAAATGA